In Rhinoraja longicauda isolate Sanriku21f chromosome 27, sRhiLon1.1, whole genome shotgun sequence, one DNA window encodes the following:
- the znf593 gene encoding zinc finger protein 593 — protein sequence MTRSKKIGNHNNGRKKNMAKLWKTKRRTKDLDEVHEDMKPENASKLLHQAADCDVTGNAQFYCLHCARYFIDQRSLKEHFRTKVHKRRLKKLREEPYTQEEAERAAGMGSYIPAKKVKVETQTIEEEMTVS from the exons ATGACTCGGTCAAAGAAGATCGGCAATCACAACAATGGCAGAAAGAAAAACATGGCAAAGCTGTGGAAGACCAAAAGGCGAACTAAAGATTTGGACGAGGTTCATGAAGACATGAAGCCAGAAAATGCAAGCAAATTACTGCACCAGGCTGCAGACTGTGACGTTACTGGAAATGCGCAGTTCTACTGCTTGCACTGCGC GCGATACTTTATTGATCAGAGAAGTCTCAAAGAACATTTCAGAACAAAAGTTCACAAACGCAG ACTAAAAAAGTTGAGGGAAGAGCCGTACACGCAGGAGGAGGCAGAGCGAGCAGCCGGGATGGGTTCCTACATCCCAGCAAAGAAAGTCAAGGTCGAGACACAGACCATAGAGGAGGAAATGACAGTATCATAA